CCGAGGGCGTCGTCGACGAGCTGCGCGACGAGCAGAGCCTGTCCTTCGCCGGGATCGGGTTCACCGTGCGCCACACGCCGGGCCACACCCCCGGGTCGAGCGTCTTCCTGGTGACCGACACCGGCGCGGACGACCCGCTGCTGGTCTCCGGTGACCTGATCTTCGCGGGGTCGGTCGGCCGCACCGACTTCCCGCGCGGGTCGTGGGAGCAGCAGATGGCCGCGATCAGCCGGGTGGTGCTGCCGCTGGAGGACCGCACGGTGATCGTCTCGGGACACGGCCCGGAGACCACCGTCGGCGCCGAGCGCACCGGCAACCCGTTCCTGCGCGAGCTCGTGTAGATGGGGGTCCCCGAGGGCATCAAGGGGGCGCCCGACCGCCTGCCGCCGGAGTCGGCGGCGTACGACCACGTCGAGCAGGCGTTCCTGCACACGGTGCGCCTGGCCGGCTACGAGCGGGTGCGCCTGCCGGTGTTCGAGCACACCGAGGTGTTCGCTCGCGGGGTGGGCGCCTCCACCGACGTGGTGCAGAAGGAGATGTACACCTTCACCGACAAGGGCGGGCGGTCGTTGACGCTGCGCCCGGAGGGCACCGCCGGCGCGGTGCGGGCCGCGCTGCAGGCCGGTGTGCCCCGCGCGGGTGGCCTGCCCGCGAAGTGGAGCTACGCCGGCGAGTTCTTCCGCCAGGAGCGGCCCCAGGCCGGACGGCAGCGCCAGTTCACCCAGGTGGGCATCGAGGCGCTGGGCGTGACCGATCCGGCGCTCGACGCCGAGGTGGTGCTGCTCGGCTGGGAGGCCTTGCAGCGGGCCGGGGCGCGCGACCTCACGCTGCGGCTGAACACGCTGGGGGACCGGTCGGATCGCGGCCCGTACCTCGAGCGGCTGAATGCCTACCTCGACAGGGTCGCGGACCTGCCGGCGGAGGTCGAGGCCCGCCGGGCGCTGAACCCGCTACGCGCGTTCGACTCCAAGGCGCCGGGCATGGACGCGATCATGGCCGGCGCGCCGCTGCTCGCCGATCACGTCTCCGACGAGGCGAAGGCCCACCACGCCGAAGTCGTCGCCTTGCTGGAGGCCGAGCGCATCCCCCTCACCCACGACGCACGGCTCGTGCGGGGCTTGGACTACTACACCCGCACCACGTTCGAGTACCAGGCCGGGGGCCTCGGGGCGCAGAACGCCGTGGGTGGTGGGGGCGCCTACGACGGGCTGGCCCAGGACCTCGGCTGGGGCGAGCCGTTCGCGGGCATCGGCTGGGCGCTCGGCGTGGACCGCACGGTGCTCGCCCTGTCCAAGGCCGGGCTGCTGCCCGAACCGCCGTCGCGGGTCGCCGCCTTCGTCGCCGTGGCCGACCCGGCCTTGGCTGCGGCCGGCTTCGCGCT
This window of the Egibacteraceae bacterium genome carries:
- the hisS gene encoding histidine--tRNA ligase; translated protein: MGVPEGIKGAPDRLPPESAAYDHVEQAFLHTVRLAGYERVRLPVFEHTEVFARGVGASTDVVQKEMYTFTDKGGRSLTLRPEGTAGAVRAALQAGVPRAGGLPAKWSYAGEFFRQERPQAGRQRQFTQVGIEALGVTDPALDAEVVLLGWEALQRAGARDLTLRLNTLGDRSDRGPYLERLNAYLDRVADLPAEVEARRALNPLRAFDSKAPGMDAIMAGAPLLADHVSDEAKAHHAEVVALLEAERIPLTHDARLVRGLDYYTRTTFEYQAGGLGAQNAVGGGGAYDGLAQDLGWGEPFAGIGWALGVDRTVLALSKAGLLPEPPSRVAAFVAVADPALAAAGFALVAELRRGGVIADQAFGGRSLRAQLKAADRSGAGVALVLGPAEAERGTVTVRDLASGDQTELARADVVAAVAER